The nucleotide sequence GGTCGCCCACACCACGATCATGAAGTTCGGGAAGAAGACGTAGGAGTCCAGGCCCCAGGCCGGGTGGCCGGCCGGGTTGACCCCCGGCGGCAGCGGGTTCAGGCCCTCGAGGTCGGGCCGGTCCCAGGGCCCGAAGTTGCCGCTGCGCAGGACCCGCTCGATCGGCTTCACCATGTTGAGGTCCTTGGGCGGCGACATCCCGCCCCACGCCGACTGCATCGAGTGCGACCCGTCGAGGTCGTAGTGCAGGGACTCGTAGCCGTAGCCCAGCAGCTTGCGTGACTCGTCGCCCACGTACTGCTTCGCGTGCAGGACGGGTGCGTGGTAGAACTCCGCGAACGCGTCGATGTAGAGCTTCCAGTTGCTCCCGACCTCGGCGCGGTACTTGTAGACCTCGGTCATCTCGCCGAAGGGATAGCCCTGCAGGCCCTTCGCGAAGCGACCCAGGTACTCGGCCAGCGGGGTCGTGCCCTCGCTGTCGAGGTTGACGAAGATGAAGCCCTCCCACAGCTCACAGCGCACCGGCACCAGACCGAGCTGCGCCCGGTCGATGTCGAAGAACTCGGACTCCTGCTGGACGAACGTGCAGGAGCCGTCGAGCCCGTAACGCCAGGCGTGGTACTTGCACTGGAACTGGCGGGCCGTGCCCTGCGTCTCCTCCTGGGGGAAGTCGTTCCACACCAGCTTGTTGCCGCGGTGCCGGCAGACGTTGTGGAACGCGCGGACCTCGCCCTCGGCGTCGCGGACGACGATCAGCGACGCGCGCGCGGCCTTGATCTCCTTCGTGAAGTAGTTGCCGGTCCGCGGGATCTGCTCGACCCGGCCGACATTGAGCCAGGTCCGCTCGAAGATCGCTTTGCGCTCCAGCTCATAGTGCTCGGGCGAGATCGAGTCCTCGAACGAGACGAACCCGGTACCGAGATCCGGGTAGTGCTCGGTCCAGCTGCCCTCCGCGGGCTTCGGGAAGTGCGCCATCCGTCTACCTCCGAGCCGATGCACGTACGAGCCGCGTGGCCACGGGTCACCGCGAGCTCCGAAACGATCCGTCCGCGTGCCGTTTCTCCAGCCGCGTGAGAATGAACCCTACGAGCCCGTATGGTTTGGGTCAACAGCCTGCGGCGACCGGCAGACCAGGATCGCACCCGTCGGCCTCGGGAGTGCTCGGAGGGCGCCGCCGTCGACCTTGACCCGAATCCGACGCACCCGTAGCTTTACTGGATGGAGTCCAGGGCGGGTGGCGAGCGTTCACGGGCCGGGCGCCCCACGGCGACGGAGGCCGCCAGGCTGACCGAGCGGCTCCGGCGGGCCGCCGTCGACACGTTCCTGGAGTCGGGCTACGACGGCACCACGATGGAGGCCGTGGCGCAGGCCGCGGGCATCACCAAGAGCACCCTGTACGCCCGCTACCCCGACAAGCGGACGCTGTTCATCGCGGTGAGCTCGTGGGCACTCACCCGCCAGGAGCGCGACGAGCGCGTCCTCGAACCGCTGCCCGACGACCTCGCCGAGAGCCTGACCGTGATCGCGCGGGCGATCCTGGCCCGGTCGGTCGACCCCGACATCGTCCGCCTGAGCCGGATGGCGATCGCCGAGTCCGCGCGCTTCCCCGAGTTCGCGGTCAGCTCGCAGGCCGTCACCTGGTCACCGCGGGTCCAGCTGATCATTGATGTGCTGCGCCGGCACGAGAGCGCGGGCACCGTGGTCGTCGGGGACGTCGACCTCGCCGCCGAGCAGTTCTTCGCCATGGTCGGCGCGATGCCGGCGTGGCTGGCCGCCTACGGCATCTACCGG is from Parafrankia discariae and encodes:
- a CDS encoding aromatic ring-hydroxylating oxygenase subunit alpha, producing MAHFPKPAEGSWTEHYPDLGTGFVSFEDSISPEHYELERKAIFERTWLNVGRVEQIPRTGNYFTKEIKAARASLIVVRDAEGEVRAFHNVCRHRGNKLVWNDFPQEETQGTARQFQCKYHAWRYGLDGSCTFVQQESEFFDIDRAQLGLVPVRCELWEGFIFVNLDSEGTTPLAEYLGRFAKGLQGYPFGEMTEVYKYRAEVGSNWKLYIDAFAEFYHAPVLHAKQYVGDESRKLLGYGYESLHYDLDGSHSMQSAWGGMSPPKDLNMVKPIERVLRSGNFGPWDRPDLEGLNPLPPGVNPAGHPAWGLDSYVFFPNFMIVVWATGWYLTYHYWPTAYNQHIFEGTLYFVPPRTAQDRIRQELAAVTFKEFALQDCNTLEATQTMLESRVVSRFPLNDQELAIRHLHKTASDYVAGYQG